The DNA window AGTGCCGTCGCGGTCAACTCACCGACTTGCACCACGCCTCGTAAGGCCGCCAGTGGTACAGCATACACATACAGCACGTTCAGAAGCAGATAGACAACAAGCGTTATCAACGTACCTGCGAGCAAGGCTCGTGGGAGCGTCCGCTCAGGTTGCCGTACCTCACTGGCAAGGTATGCAGCCACATTCCACCCGCTGTAGGCGAAGAGCACCGGAATCAAAGCGACACCGACCGTCGAGAGAAACCCTTGCGTTGGAGTCCACTGAAACGGTGCAGAGAAATGGGTCCAATCGCCAGTCCCGCGCCAGAAACCAGCCAGGAGCAAAACAGCAATCGCTACGAGTTTGCTGAAACTCAGCACGTTCTGGGTGCCACTGCCGAAAAGCAGCCCGCAATAGTTAATCAGAGAAACACCCCAAACGAGGACCAGTGCAAACAGTTGGTTATACGATAGCGACAAAGGAATGCCGCTGAGTGTACCAGCCCAGAGCATCGAGTGCGAAGCATTGAACGCAAAGACAGGTGCCAATGCACCAGCCAAGGCAATAGCCAAGACCGCAATAGAACCGGAAAAATTGGCAATAAAAATCGCCCAGCCACAAAGAAAGCCCCAGAACGGACCAAACGCTTTGCGCAGATAGACATACTCCCCACCAGCATGCGGAAAAGCGGCTCCCAGTTCAGCCCATGCCTGTGCCCCAGCGAGCGACAGGAGCCCACCGAGAATCCACACAACAAAGAGCCAACCGGAACTTGGCACAGCATCAGCAACGACCCCACTGGTTGTGAAGATGCCAACGCCAATGGTATTCCCTACTACCATCATGGTAGCGCTGAATAAGGTGAGAGAGTGCGGAGTATTGCGTGGCGGGTTCAAAGTGCAAAATTCGCTTAAGCGAGTTTCCGTACCGCGCGTCATCCGCACGATGACCGTCTGGGGAGACTCGTGCGTGCAGCGCACGCTACTGACTACTGCATCTTCAACTACTCACTACTTTTATCGTCCCCACTGTCGTGCTTCAGCTCACTCTCCTCGTGCAGATAGTCTATCGTGCGATGGACTTGATCTCGTTCATTGTCAAGAAAACGGGCCACAGCGGCAGCCAAACGAGGCTCGGCCAGATAATGCATACTCACAGTTGGTTGTGGATCAAAGCCTCGCAGGCGTTTGAAGTCACCGCCCGCACCAGGCTCGAAACGGACGAATTTTTGCCGGATACAGTGATCAATCGCCGCGTAATAGCAGACATTGAAATGGAGGTGACGGAGTTCGCGGAACGCCCCCCAGTAACGACCATAGAACACCCCGTTCTTCTGGACGTTAAAGGTGCCTGCGATAATCTTGCCGTCATAATGGGCAACCACAAAACACAAATTCCGCTTAAAGCGTTTGCCCAGGAGGTCGAAAAACTGCGGCTGCAGGTATTGCCGTCCCCAATAGAGTTTGTCGATATGAGATTTATACAACGCGTACATCTGGGGAAACATCTCGGTTGGGATATCCTCACCATAGATGGTTTCAATACGCACGTTCTGATCGTCCATCTCACGCATTTCCCGTTTGATCTGGTTGCGTCGCTTGGTACGGAAATGGGCAAGATAGTCGTCAAACGTTTGATAACTGTAATTGAGCCATTGGTACTGCAATCCCACACGCTTGAGGTAGCCCAGCTCTGTAAGAATCTCACTCTCGTCTGGAAGACAGAAATTCACGTGGACTGAGGACAAATTGTTTTGTTGACACACACCTTGTAACGTCTGTCCCAAGAGGCGAATCAATTCCGGGCGATCACCTCCTGGTGCGCTGAGGAACCGGATGCCGGTCGCTGGTGTGAATGGCGCTGCCACCAGCATCTTCGGATAATACTCAATCCCGGCCCGCTGCGCAGCATCTGCCCATGAGTGATCAAAGACAAACTCCCCCATGCTGTTGCCTTTGAGATACAACGGACACGCGGCAACGAGTTGTTTCCCGTCATAGACCGTCAGGTGTTGAGGCTGCCACCCTGTACGAGGGCCGGTACACCGAGATTCCTCCATGCAGGCGAGCCAATCCCATTCGATAAACGGAGAACCGTCCCCTACCAGGGTATCCCATGCCGTCTGGTCGACTTCAGCTATGCTTTTGATGACTTTGACTTGCAACATACTACTCGGCATTATTGGCGGGCGTAACACAAGAAGCAAGGGTCTCGTCAATTTAACACCGCATGAACCACCCTTACTTGATGTAGAAATTCATGACTATGCAGAGCGGAAGCGTTGTTGTCTATCGCGAACACGGCCACTTAGTGCTCGGTGTCGTTCACAAAATCTCTTCTTCTTCAGATGCGGTACGCATCGAACTCACCGCTGAAGATGGAAAGAAGATCATCTTGCCTCAGGACCGGGTCATGTTCGACTGCAAACACACACTTGCGTTAACCGGGCCGTCGGCTGAGCTGAAGAGACAGCTTCAAGCTTTGCACGAGCAGATTCGTGCGGCGGCACAGACCATAGATCTCAAGGAGTTATGGGAACTGCTGCAGGACGAGACGACTGAAGCCTGGCCGTGGAAAGAACTCGCAGGTCTGGTTCTCTCCACGCAGGACACACCCATTGCTACCGCCGGGGTGCTCGAATCTCTCTATGGTCAGACTTTGTACTTTAAGGAGCGCAAGGCCGGCGAGTTCACCCTGCGTGATGCCAAGAGTATCGAAGAAGTCCTTCACCAGCAGCAACGTGAACACGAACGTGCACAGGCCCAAGAGGGGTTTTTCGCTTGGTTACAAGGGCAATTGGCTGGGCCTCTCTCAGCCCCACCACCAAGCGGAGCAGACCGTTACCTCGACCTCATCAAAGGGCTCGCCCTCTATGGAGAGTTCTACGACAAAAGATCGCAAGCGCTCAGGCTTCTTGACGAGATTGGCTACCGCAGCAAAGGGCATCCCTGGGATGTCGCGTTTCAGTTACTCGTCGCGCTCAAGCTTTGGACCCCCGATGAAGAGTTAAGCCTTCTGCGCTATCAGATTCCGACACAATTCTCCGCGGAAGTCATCCAGGCAGCAGAGGGTACCGCCGCGTTCCCTCAAGATGCGCCCCAGGTGCAGGAGTACACGGATCTTTCCGCGCTTTTCACCTTCACCATCGATGATGCGGAGACGACGGATATTGACGATGCACTCAGTATCCATATCGAGGACGGAAAAATTATCGTCGGTATCCACATCACCGATGTCGGCTACTTTGTCGCGCCAGAGAGTGAACTCGATAAAGCAGCGCTTGCGCGCGGCACCTCGGTCTATCTTCCGGTGCGCAGGTTTCCTATGCTGCCGCCGACGCTGAGTGAAGAAAAAGCCAGCCTTTGTGCTGGCTCCCTGCGGCCATCGCTCAGCTTCTTCGCGCAGATCGACGACCAAGGAAACATTCATAACGAGCGTATCTGTAGTAGCATCCTGCGTGTCGGTCGCCGCCTGACTTACAGTGAGGCTGACGGCATGCTCCGCACTGGTGACGACACCGAGCCGTGCACTTCAGCTCTCCATAGGCTATTGCAGATTACCCAGATACGAAAGGCACTCCGCATTGCTCAAGGTGCAGTTGTTATTGAAGGGGAAGAAGTAAAAGTTCGCATCACCAATGGAGACATCTCAGTGGCTGTTCTTCCGCCGGATTCTCCGTCCCGCGCCTTGGTCAGCGAGTGCATGATCCTCGCCAACGAAATGGCAGCCCGCTACTGTCACACGCACCAGCTTCCGGCATTGTATATTGCGCAACCAGAGCCAGACGAGCCAGTGCCAGCCGCAATGACCTTCCCCACGCAACGTGTGTTTGTACATACGGCACGGCGGGCGATGAAGCCGTCGCAGATGGGTACGACACCAGCAGCCCATGCCGCTCTCGGGTTACAGCTCTATACACAAGCGACCTCTCCGTTACGTCGCTATCACGATCTACAAATGCAACGTCAGATTAAGCATCACCTGACACATGGAGCAGCACTCTTCAACGAAGAGCAATTGCAGATCATCGCCGCCAGCGCACAGGAGGCCAGTGGCAATGCACGACGCTGTGAACGAGAAAGCACCCGCTATTGGCTATTACGGTATCTAGAAAAACAGAAAGGGCGTACCGTGCAGGGACAGGTCGTCCGTGAACAGTATGGCCGCAGTTTCATCGAACTCGACGAGACGCTGCTTATCGTCGCTGTCAACGCTTCACC is part of the Deltaproteobacteria bacterium genome and encodes:
- a CDS encoding amino acid permease, which encodes MRCTHESPQTVIVRMTRGTETRLSEFCTLNPPRNTPHSLTLFSATMMVVGNTIGVGIFTTSGVVADAVPSSGWLFVVWILGGLLSLAGAQAWAELGAAFPHAGGEYVYLRKAFGPFWGFLCGWAIFIANFSGSIAVLAIALAGALAPVFAFNASHSMLWAGTLSGIPLSLSYNQLFALVLVWGVSLINYCGLLFGSGTQNVLSFSKLVAIAVLLLAGFWRGTGDWTHFSAPFQWTPTQGFLSTVGVALIPVLFAYSGWNVAAYLASEVRQPERTLPRALLAGTLITLVVYLLLNVLYVYAVPLAALRGVVQVGELTATALFGAKAAWIVSSLIALSIASAFNVMILAGGWIYFAMARDGVFFPSAAHLHPSFHVPGNALLMQAAWTSVLILSGTFEQLLTYTTIVIVAFSALTVGALFVLRVRQPDLPRPYRTWGYPWLPGFYIVASVGIISNALWERPFECLWGVILCVVGVPIYYWWRRVDSMKSEA
- a CDS encoding N-acetyltransferase gives rise to the protein MLLVLRPPIMPSSMLQVKVIKSIAEVDQTAWDTLVGDGSPFIEWDWLACMEESRCTGPRTGWQPQHLTVYDGKQLVAACPLYLKGNSMGEFVFDHSWADAAQRAGIEYYPKMLVAAPFTPATGIRFLSAPGGDRPELIRLLGQTLQGVCQQNNLSSVHVNFCLPDESEILTELGYLKRVGLQYQWLNYSYQTFDDYLAHFRTKRRNQIKREMREMDDQNVRIETIYGEDIPTEMFPQMYALYKSHIDKLYWGRQYLQPQFFDLLGKRFKRNLCFVVAHYDGKIIAGTFNVQKNGVFYGRYWGAFRELRHLHFNVCYYAAIDHCIRQKFVRFEPGAGGDFKRLRGFDPQPTVSMHYLAEPRLAAAVARFLDNERDQVHRTIDYLHEESELKHDSGDDKSSE
- a CDS encoding VacB/RNase II family 3'-5' exoribonuclease is translated as MTMQSGSVVVYREHGHLVLGVVHKISSSSDAVRIELTAEDGKKIILPQDRVMFDCKHTLALTGPSAELKRQLQALHEQIRAAAQTIDLKELWELLQDETTEAWPWKELAGLVLSTQDTPIATAGVLESLYGQTLYFKERKAGEFTLRDAKSIEEVLHQQQREHERAQAQEGFFAWLQGQLAGPLSAPPPSGADRYLDLIKGLALYGEFYDKRSQALRLLDEIGYRSKGHPWDVAFQLLVALKLWTPDEELSLLRYQIPTQFSAEVIQAAEGTAAFPQDAPQVQEYTDLSALFTFTIDDAETTDIDDALSIHIEDGKIIVGIHITDVGYFVAPESELDKAALARGTSVYLPVRRFPMLPPTLSEEKASLCAGSLRPSLSFFAQIDDQGNIHNERICSSILRVGRRLTYSEADGMLRTGDDTEPCTSALHRLLQITQIRKALRIAQGAVVIEGEEVKVRITNGDISVAVLPPDSPSRALVSECMILANEMAARYCHTHQLPALYIAQPEPDEPVPAAMTFPTQRVFVHTARRAMKPSQMGTTPAAHAALGLQLYTQATSPLRRYHDLQMQRQIKHHLTHGAALFNEEQLQIIAASAQEASGNARRCERESTRYWLLRYLEKQKGRTVQGQVVREQYGRSFIELDETLLIVAVNASPPLPLGSPAQVVISHVDARRDILTVRLT